A section of the Candidatus Moraniibacteriota bacterium genome encodes:
- a CDS encoding DUF3850 domain-containing protein, whose amino-acid sequence MAVVEKKLNKEYFDRLASGKKKYELRLNDFEIAEGDTLRLREWDKDTKTYTGRTIEKHVTEVSRFKLEDIYASNSKEEVDRLGVQIISIE is encoded by the coding sequence ATGGCTGTTGTCGAAAAAAAACTGAACAAGGAATATTTTGATCGACTCGCTTCAGGCAAGAAGAAGTATGAACTTCGTCTGAATGACTTTGAGATTGCCGAAGGCGACACGCTCCGGCTCCGGGAATGGGACAAGGATACGAAAACATATACCGGGAGAACGATCGAAAAACACGTGACGGAAGTAAGTCGTTTCAAGCTCGAAGACATCTATGCGTCCAATTCGAAAGAAGAAGTTGATCGTCTCGGGGTTCAGATTATCTCCATAGAATAG
- a CDS encoding NUDIX domain-containing protein, translated as MSEKIIIVDSNDALLGAKERSLLRLDDIYRVSALWIFDSQKRVLLAKRALVKKHYPGKWGAAVVGMNAAGETYEETIRREAMEEVGLNLSESDLKIGPIEHIKDEYEHFTQWYWVTVDCSEDTFLIDPQEVDQVKWFTRDEVFAMYADSPENFVPSFRPSFDVL; from the coding sequence ATGTCAGAAAAAATTATTATTGTTGATTCAAACGATGCTCTCTTGGGTGCAAAGGAGCGCTCTTTGCTTCGGCTGGATGATATCTATCGGGTGTCTGCACTCTGGATTTTCGACAGTCAAAAGCGGGTTTTGCTTGCAAAGAGAGCGCTTGTGAAAAAACACTATCCCGGAAAATGGGGGGCAGCCGTGGTTGGAATGAATGCAGCGGGGGAGACCTATGAAGAGACTATCCGGAGGGAGGCGATGGAAGAAGTCGGACTCAACCTTTCTGAATCCGATCTGAAGATTGGCCCGATTGAGCATATAAAGGACGAATATGAACATTTCACGCAATGGTATTGGGTGACGGTTGATTGCTCTGAGGATACATTCTTGATTGATCCGCAGGAGGTGGATCAGGTTAAGTGGTTTACCCGCGATGAAGTTTTCGCGATGTATGCCGATTCACCCGAAAACTTTGTACCTTCATTTAGGCCGTCTTTTGACGTATTGTAA
- a CDS encoding HD domain-containing protein, translated as MDENNLSRILTFLNKAEKLKTIQRKVSISDNSRKESPAEHSWRVALMAMILHRELDLKIDLLKSLEIMIVHDLVEVTAGDVWILDRDDKAAHDNQQKKEMRAAEDLYAVLPSKTGDALKALWLEYENQGSEEAKFAKALDKIEVIIQRIDLGKKNWERNDIDSILLHWADEPVHNFPELQAMWKVVQEELTAQQSL; from the coding sequence ATGGATGAGAATAATCTGAGTCGAATACTCACATTCCTGAATAAAGCGGAGAAACTCAAAACTATACAGCGAAAAGTTTCTATAAGCGATAATTCTCGGAAAGAAAGTCCTGCTGAACATAGCTGGCGCGTGGCTCTTATGGCGATGATACTTCATAGAGAACTTGATTTGAAAATCGACTTATTGAAATCTTTAGAAATCATGATCGTGCATGATCTGGTCGAAGTTACGGCTGGGGATGTATGGATTCTTGATAGAGATGATAAGGCCGCGCACGATAATCAGCAGAAAAAAGAAATGCGAGCCGCTGAAGATTTGTACGCGGTCCTTCCCAGTAAAACGGGAGATGCTTTGAAGGCACTATGGTTGGAGTATGAGAATCAAGGCTCTGAAGAAGCTAAATTCGCAAAAGCATTGGATAAAATAGAAGTGATTATACAGAGGATTGATTTAGGAAAAAAGAATTGGGAACGCAATGATATTGACTCCATCCTTTTGCATTGGGCAGATGAACCAGTACATAATTTTCCTGAGCTACAAGCCATGTGGAAAGTGGTTCAAGAAGAATTGACTGCTCAACAAAGTCTTTAA
- a CDS encoding tRNA-binding protein, with amino-acid sequence MISYEDFEKVDIRVGEIVQVEDFPEARKPAYKLTIDFGQEIGIKKSSVQITKHYKKEELIGRLVIGVVNFPSKQIGPFVSETLTLGVPDENGDVVLLSPTKKVPKGGKMF; translated from the coding sequence ATGATCAGCTATGAGGATTTTGAAAAAGTAGATATACGAGTAGGGGAAATCGTACAGGTAGAGGATTTTCCGGAAGCCAGGAAACCGGCGTACAAGCTGACGATAGATTTTGGTCAGGAAATCGGTATCAAAAAATCTTCCGTTCAGATCACGAAACATTATAAAAAAGAAGAACTGATCGGGAGGTTGGTTATCGGCGTCGTAAACTTTCCTTCCAAACAGATTGGTCCTTTCGTGTCGGAAACACTTACCCTGGGAGTACCGGATGAAAACGGCGACGTGGTGTTGCTGAGCCCGACAAAGAAGGTTCCAAAAGGAGGAAAAATGTTCTAA
- a CDS encoding asparaginase, translating to MKITFIQIGGTIDKEYPRMTKGYAFEIGEPAVKRILEKVNPNFEHEIISLLKKDSLDLTDDDRAKILEACRNAVGDKIIITHGTDTMIETADKLSEIQNKTIIITGSMRPEKFSDSDAMFNVGAAVIAVQTVPKGIYIAMNGKVYGWNEVKRNKETGQFVDK from the coding sequence ATGAAAATAACTTTTATCCAAATTGGTGGGACTATTGATAAGGAGTATCCTCGTATGACGAAAGGGTATGCCTTCGAAATTGGCGAACCGGCAGTCAAACGGATTTTAGAAAAAGTAAATCCAAACTTCGAGCATGAGATTATCTCGTTACTTAAAAAAGATAGTCTGGATCTTACCGATGATGATCGGGCGAAAATCCTTGAGGCCTGCAGAAATGCTGTTGGAGATAAAATCATAATCACGCATGGTACGGACACAATGATTGAAACCGCCGACAAGCTGAGTGAGATACAAAATAAAACCATCATAATCACAGGATCGATGCGACCAGAAAAGTTTTCTGACTCGGATGCCATGTTTAATGTAGGCGCTGCAGTTATCGCAGTCCAGACAGTACCTAAGGGTATTTACATTGCAATGAACGGGAAAGTGTATGGCTGGAACGAGGTTAAAAGGAATAAGGAAACTGGTCAATTCGTAGATAAATAA
- the secA gene encoding preprotein translocase subunit SecA produces MSFFQKLFGSNEREIAKIRPLVEAINGFDVATTALSDQALQAKTAEFRQRLAAGTALDDLLPEAYAVVREAARRAIGERHYDVQLVGGIVLHRGTIAEMKTGEGKTLTSTLPIYLNAITGKGVHVVTVNDYLAKRDANWMGRVYHFLGLSTACILGQGASYRFEPKSTDIDAVSVEMENLLPISRREAYACDITYGTNNEFGFDYLRDNMVASLEEKVQRELHFAIVDEVDSILIDEARTPLIISAPDTESTKLYERFAGIVPRLKAVEEPARNASSADSHNDAGGDYTIDEKMKVVTLTDAGIEHVEKLLGMENIYASGNVQYVHHLEQSLKAHIIFKLDRDYVVKDGEVIIVDDFTGRLMPGRRYSEGLHQAIEAKEHVAVQRESRTLATITFQNYFRLYDKLAGMTGTASTSAEEFAKVYKIDVTEIPTHRPMVRRDLPDVIYKTEEAKFKAIAARVKEVHATGQPVLIGTIAIEKSEYLAALLAHEGVPHLVLNAKNHEKEAQIVAGAGQQGAVTIATNMAGRGTDIKLGDGVQALGGLMIIGSERHEARRIDNQLRGRAGRQGDPGVSQFYVSLEDELMRRFGGDRMKSMMTSLGLPDDEAIENGLVSKTIESAQSKIEGYNFDIRKHVLDYDDVMNKQREVVYKKRVEGLRTTEYRDTTLGLVSDEFERVVSFHTAGDEGEWNLTDIVGEANSLFTELDEKAARTKLESIREDRSKTDPEKKSAISEYLIGEAKRAFAVKEVTIGENDWNRLQRLILLQSLDTLWMNHLDEIDYLRQGIGLRGYGQRDPLIEYKREAYDLFVGLMDTVRKTYLVTLFKITPLHPGVTSSVPRAVEYKGASDTIPQFAGVSPEGKEQKVKPSEPQSPIHNAAEVGRNDPCPCGSGKKYKKCHGK; encoded by the coding sequence ATGTCTTTCTTCCAAAAGCTCTTCGGTTCCAATGAACGAGAAATTGCCAAGATCCGGCCGCTCGTCGAAGCGATCAATGGCTTCGATGTGGCCACGACTGCTCTGTCGGATCAGGCCCTGCAAGCCAAGACAGCTGAATTTCGGCAGCGGCTCGCGGCGGGGACAGCGCTCGATGATCTGTTGCCCGAGGCGTATGCGGTCGTGCGTGAAGCCGCCCGCCGTGCGATCGGTGAACGTCACTATGATGTCCAGCTCGTCGGTGGCATCGTGCTCCATCGCGGGACCATCGCCGAGATGAAGACTGGCGAAGGTAAGACCCTCACCTCAACCCTGCCCATCTATTTGAATGCTATCACGGGGAAGGGCGTGCATGTCGTGACGGTGAATGATTACCTGGCCAAGCGCGATGCCAATTGGATGGGCCGAGTGTATCATTTCCTCGGGCTGTCGACGGCCTGCATCCTCGGTCAGGGAGCATCGTATCGCTTTGAGCCGAAGTCTACTGATATCGATGCCGTGTCAGTCGAGATGGAAAACCTGCTCCCGATCAGTCGTCGCGAAGCCTATGCCTGTGACATCACCTATGGGACAAACAATGAGTTCGGCTTCGACTATCTGCGTGACAACATGGTGGCGAGTCTGGAGGAGAAGGTGCAGCGTGAACTCCACTTTGCCATCGTCGATGAAGTTGACTCCATCCTCATTGACGAGGCGCGGACCCCGCTCATCATTTCTGCCCCAGATACCGAATCGACCAAGCTCTATGAACGCTTTGCGGGGATCGTCCCACGGCTCAAAGCGGTAGAAGAGCCCGCCCGAAACGCTTCGTCAGCGGACTCGCATAACGATGCGGGCGGGGACTACACCATCGATGAAAAGATGAAGGTGGTCACACTGACTGATGCTGGTATCGAGCATGTCGAGAAACTCCTCGGGATGGAGAATATCTATGCGAGTGGCAATGTGCAGTACGTCCATCATCTGGAGCAGTCGCTCAAGGCACATATCATCTTCAAGCTCGACCGCGACTATGTGGTGAAGGACGGCGAGGTGATCATCGTCGATGACTTCACGGGTCGCCTCATGCCGGGCCGCCGCTACAGTGAGGGCCTGCACCAAGCGATCGAAGCCAAGGAGCACGTCGCGGTGCAGCGCGAGAGCCGGACGCTGGCGACCATCACATTCCAAAACTATTTCCGCCTCTACGACAAGCTGGCGGGCATGACCGGTACTGCGTCCACTTCGGCCGAGGAATTCGCCAAAGTCTATAAGATCGACGTGACCGAGATCCCGACGCATCGGCCGATGGTGCGGCGCGACCTGCCGGATGTCATCTACAAGACCGAGGAAGCGAAGTTTAAGGCCATCGCCGCGCGGGTGAAGGAAGTCCATGCGACGGGGCAGCCGGTCCTCATCGGGACCATCGCGATCGAGAAGTCCGAATATCTCGCCGCACTTCTCGCTCATGAGGGGGTGCCGCACCTGGTCCTGAATGCGAAGAATCATGAGAAGGAAGCACAGATCGTCGCCGGTGCCGGGCAGCAGGGCGCGGTGACGATCGCGACGAATATGGCTGGTCGCGGGACCGACATCAAGCTCGGGGACGGTGTGCAGGCACTCGGCGGACTGATGATCATCGGCAGTGAGCGGCACGAGGCGCGGCGCATCGACAATCAGCTGCGGGGCCGGGCTGGTCGTCAGGGGGATCCGGGCGTCTCGCAGTTTTATGTCTCGCTCGAGGACGAACTGATGCGGCGTTTTGGCGGGGATCGGATGAAGAGCATGATGACGAGCTTGGGCCTGCCGGACGATGAAGCGATCGAAAACGGCCTGGTCTCCAAGACGATCGAATCCGCTCAGTCCAAGATCGAAGGCTACAACTTCGATATCCGCAAACACGTCCTCGACTATGACGATGTGATGAACAAACAGCGTGAAGTCGTCTACAAGAAACGCGTCGAGGGGCTCCGGACCACCGAGTATCGCGATACGACGCTCGGTTTGGTCAGTGATGAATTTGAGCGCGTCGTCAGCTTCCATACAGCCGGCGATGAGGGCGAGTGGAATCTAACCGATATTGTAGGGGAGGCAAACAGTCTTTTCACCGAGCTCGATGAAAAGGCGGCCCGGACGAAACTCGAGAGTATCCGCGAGGACCGATCGAAGACTGACCCCGAGAAAAAGTCTGCTATCTCCGAGTATCTTATCGGCGAAGCGAAGCGGGCCTTTGCCGTGAAGGAAGTGACGATCGGCGAGAATGATTGGAACCGGCTGCAGCGGCTCATCCTGCTTCAGTCGCTCGATACGCTGTGGATGAATCATCTCGACGAAATCGACTATCTGCGTCAGGGCATCGGGCTGCGCGGCTATGGTCAACGCGATCCCTTGATCGAGTACAAGCGCGAGGCCTATGACCTCTTTGTCGGACTCATGGATACGGTGCGCAAGACCTATCTGGTCACCTTGTTCAAGATCACGCCGCTCCATCCGGGTGTCACCTCGTCCGTCCCGCGAGCCGTCGAATACAAGGGCGCGTCGGACACCATCCCGCAGTTCGCGGGTGTCAGTCCCGAGGGCAAAGAACAGAAGGTCAAACCGTCCGAGCCCCAGTCACCCATCCACAATGCGGCTGAAGTCGGCCGGAACGACCCCTGCCCCTGTGGCAGCGGCAAGAAGTACAAAAAGTGTCATGGGAAGTAG
- the raiA gene encoding ribosome-associated translation inhibitor RaiA has product MTRFLSKGVELDARTHDYIEKRLVRIEKLVDPVTQFEVEIDRDKKGKFRVEVMVKTPHNLYRAEDTSESIEGSLDVAIDELEVQLAKNRGKSRDLKRRGLRSIKKKLVVDESARF; this is encoded by the coding sequence ATGACACGGTTTCTCTCCAAGGGGGTCGAGCTCGATGCGCGAACACATGACTATATCGAAAAACGGCTCGTCCGGATCGAGAAGCTCGTTGATCCCGTGACCCAGTTCGAAGTTGAAATCGACCGGGACAAAAAAGGGAAATTTCGCGTGGAAGTGATGGTGAAGACGCCACACAATCTCTATCGGGCCGAAGATACTTCGGAGAGCATCGAGGGTTCGCTCGACGTCGCCATCGATGAACTCGAAGTCCAGCTCGCCAAGAACCGGGGCAAGAGCCGTGACCTGAAGCGCCGCGGGCTCCGTTCCATCAAGAAGAAGCTCGTCGTTGACGAATCCGCCCGCTTTTAA
- a CDS encoding NTP transferase domain-containing protein, which translates to MNQIVILAAGKGTRMGSDLPKVLHPVQGVPIIEQILRNTRSLVEKPVVVVGHGREQVMAALGDRVSYVHQAEQLGTGHAVRCAREALQTLGVTRVLVTPGDHPLISTATFERMLSTLAETGATVVLASVVVPDFDGDNAQFAHFGRIVRGADGAVDRIVEYKDATEVERAIREVNTSYYCFDAAWLWDALDRLNDNNAAHELYLTDMIQFARDDGHTVAVYTIEDPIEGLGINTPEQLALIERYCRERDTIAGS; encoded by the coding sequence ATGAATCAAATCGTCATACTCGCGGCGGGCAAAGGAACCCGGATGGGGTCGGATCTCCCCAAGGTGCTGCATCCGGTGCAGGGAGTACCCATCATCGAGCAAATTCTGCGCAATACGCGGTCATTGGTTGAGAAGCCGGTGGTCGTCGTTGGTCACGGCCGGGAGCAGGTGATGGCCGCCCTCGGAGATCGGGTTAGCTATGTCCACCAGGCCGAGCAACTTGGGACGGGTCACGCTGTCCGGTGCGCCCGCGAGGCACTGCAGACATTGGGGGTGACGCGCGTCCTCGTGACGCCAGGCGATCATCCGCTTATCTCGACCGCGACGTTTGAACGGATGCTCTCGACTCTCGCCGAAACGGGCGCCACGGTCGTGCTCGCGAGTGTGGTCGTCCCGGACTTTGACGGAGACAATGCTCAGTTCGCACATTTCGGTCGTATCGTGCGCGGTGCGGATGGGGCCGTGGACCGTATCGTCGAGTACAAGGACGCGACCGAGGTCGAACGCGCCATCCGTGAAGTGAATACGAGCTACTATTGTTTTGATGCTGCGTGGCTCTGGGACGCGCTCGACCGGTTAAATGATAATAATGCGGCGCATGAATTGTATCTCACTGATATGATCCAGTTCGCTCGTGACGATGGTCATACGGTCGCCGTCTATACGATCGAGGATCCGATCGAAGGACTCGGGATCAATACGCCGGAGCAATTGGCCCTGATCGAGCGCTACTGCCGAGAGCGCGATACGATCGCTGGGAGTTGA
- a CDS encoding nucleotidyl transferase AbiEii/AbiGii toxin family protein: MPTLDSAKHKLIMTQILKDIYSDVSISSFLGFKGGTAALLFYELPRFSVDLDFDLLDDSNENRELIFRKIRQILERYGEIKDEQQKFATIFFALSYSTGEHQIKVEINTRNIGATYEMKSYLGIAALVMTKTSMLSAKLVALIQRKKFAARDLFDVYFFLKQGWDIDAAVLKAYAIVSVPEYLETCASFIERIPETALLAGLGELIDEQQKAFVKNQLKAETVFLLRARAVSSRVDR; encoded by the coding sequence ATGCCCACCCTCGATAGTGCCAAGCATAAGCTTATCATGACGCAGATCTTAAAAGACATTTATTCTGATGTGTCTATTTCGTCCTTTTTGGGATTCAAAGGTGGTACCGCCGCTCTCCTCTTCTATGAGCTGCCTCGTTTCTCGGTGGATCTTGATTTTGATCTGCTTGATGATTCGAACGAAAACCGGGAGCTGATTTTTCGAAAGATTCGCCAGATTCTCGAGCGCTACGGTGAGATCAAAGACGAACAGCAGAAGTTCGCCACCATCTTCTTCGCTCTTTCATACAGTACAGGGGAGCATCAGATCAAGGTGGAAATCAACACGCGGAACATCGGTGCGACCTATGAGATGAAAAGTTATCTGGGGATAGCGGCGCTCGTGATGACGAAGACTTCGATGCTCTCGGCGAAACTTGTAGCGCTGATACAGCGGAAAAAATTTGCTGCTCGTGATCTGTTTGATGTATATTTTTTTCTGAAGCAGGGGTGGGATATCGATGCTGCGGTACTCAAGGCATACGCTATCGTTTCAGTCCCGGAGTATCTTGAAACGTGTGCCAGTTTCATCGAGCGTATCCCAGAGACCGCACTGCTCGCGGGTCTGGGCGAGCTGATTGATGAGCAGCAAAAAGCATTTGTGAAAAATCAGCTCAAAGCGGAAACCGTATTTCTCCTCCGAGCTCGAGCGGTTTCGTCTCGTGTTGATAGATAG
- a CDS encoding signal peptidase I, with protein sequence MTVATSDKQSVTHRIVDKRVTEAGLRYQTKGDANEESDPTTVTPREIVGKTYFAIPYLGYPVAYAQTKSGFIWLIVLPAVLIILSEAWSIVQEVRRLARKKSVEHSEVNVEEKVMTRRLTFSDPRTNARPQPSRPVFTPPPVPVRRRKIV encoded by the coding sequence GTGACGGTGGCGACCAGTGACAAGCAGTCCGTCACGCACCGCATCGTCGACAAACGGGTCACCGAGGCCGGACTACGGTATCAGACGAAGGGGGATGCTAATGAGGAGTCGGATCCGACGACCGTGACACCGCGAGAAATCGTCGGCAAGACTTACTTCGCGATTCCTTACCTCGGCTATCCAGTCGCGTATGCGCAGACCAAGTCCGGTTTCATCTGGCTCATTGTCTTGCCCGCGGTCCTGATCATCCTCAGCGAGGCCTGGTCGATCGTCCAAGAGGTCCGGCGGCTCGCGCGGAAGAAATCTGTCGAGCATTCAGAAGTGAACGTCGAAGAAAAAGTCATGACGCGTCGTTTGACCTTTTCGGATCCGCGTACCAATGCTCGCCCGCAACCATCCCGACCGGTATTCACACCACCACCGGTGCCGGTTCGGAGGCGGAAAATTGTCTAG
- a CDS encoding S26 family signal peptidase, with protein sequence MLKRLGTILQGVMAGVVIVFVLVMASSFLPLPNMLKLFVVRSGSMEPTLHTGSLILVRAASDYGVGTS encoded by the coding sequence ATGCTGAAGCGACTCGGTACCATCCTCCAGGGAGTCATGGCGGGAGTCGTCATCGTCTTCGTCCTGGTGATGGCTTCGTCCTTCTTGCCCTTGCCGAACATGCTGAAGCTCTTCGTCGTCCGTTCGGGTTCGATGGAACCGACGCTGCATACGGGAAGCCTCATCCTGGTTCGAGCGGCGAGTGACTATGGCGTGGGGACATCGTGA
- a CDS encoding DUF642 domain-containing protein has product MWKVAKSSFIILVAVAAVAGGTYSFFSDTETSVGNTFTAGALDLKVDSEAHYNGLVCTPGENGNTWQLPGTCTPTGGNLITNGGFENPEVTDPNQWQIFDNSTGGLAWDVQWVTSGGGRPALAKIEYHEGVLGAAAEGDQYTELDSDWGGPSDPQTGEPASIRIKQSIPTVAGKKYRLSFQYSPRPNTAASENVLEVKANGVLLDTVSTAGGGAIAWTPHTYDFFATGATTEISFADLGTENSLGTFLDAVDVHELACPATASGDLIGTPCDGTWTLTDLGPTHKFFNFADVKPGDVGEDTVSLHVYDNDAWGRMNVTVTADDDNTCTSSEIVAEGPGVCQVPGLGLGDLRSNLNFFIWLDEGATPGFQGKGIDVDEGDNIQQEGEPVLVTPGEINTPSETHNIWQGLAAAYSAHSCTVLDGHTNYGLCNGLAADGRLVGSTTYYFGIGWDLPVDTGNEAQTDVFKADVSFEVEQIRNNPTPFAP; this is encoded by the coding sequence ATGTGGAAAGTCGCGAAAAGTTCATTCATCATCCTCGTCGCCGTGGCGGCGGTCGCGGGCGGGACGTATTCGTTCTTCTCGGATACCGAGACCTCGGTCGGCAACACCTTCACCGCCGGTGCGCTGGATCTGAAGGTGGACAGCGAAGCGCATTACAATGGGCTCGTCTGTACGCCGGGGGAAAATGGCAATACCTGGCAGCTGCCGGGCACCTGCACGCCGACAGGTGGCAATCTGATTACGAATGGTGGGTTCGAGAATCCCGAAGTGACGGACCCGAATCAATGGCAGATCTTCGACAATAGTACGGGCGGCTTGGCCTGGGATGTACAGTGGGTGACATCCGGTGGTGGGCGACCTGCGCTCGCCAAAATCGAATACCATGAGGGTGTGCTCGGAGCTGCTGCTGAAGGAGACCAGTATACGGAGCTCGATAGCGACTGGGGAGGACCGAGCGATCCGCAGACCGGGGAACCCGCCTCGATCCGCATCAAGCAGTCTATCCCGACGGTTGCGGGCAAGAAGTATCGGCTCTCATTCCAGTACTCACCGCGACCGAATACGGCCGCGAGTGAAAATGTTCTAGAGGTGAAGGCCAATGGTGTACTGCTCGATACAGTGTCCACGGCGGGCGGGGGAGCAATCGCCTGGACGCCACACACGTATGATTTCTTTGCGACCGGTGCCACGACTGAGATCTCATTCGCGGATCTCGGCACAGAAAATTCGCTCGGGACTTTCCTCGATGCGGTCGACGTGCACGAGCTCGCATGTCCGGCGACTGCCAGTGGTGACCTGATCGGGACGCCATGTGATGGTACCTGGACGCTTACCGACCTCGGTCCGACGCACAAGTTCTTCAACTTTGCCGATGTGAAGCCCGGAGACGTGGGTGAAGACACGGTTTCTCTCCATGTTTATGACAATGATGCTTGGGGCCGGATGAATGTCACGGTGACGGCGGATGATGACAATACTTGCACCAGTTCCGAAATAGTCGCCGAAGGCCCCGGTGTCTGCCAAGTACCTGGACTCGGTCTCGGGGATTTGCGCTCGAATCTGAATTTTTTCATCTGGTTGGATGAAGGTGCGACACCTGGCTTCCAGGGCAAAGGCATCGACGTCGACGAAGGTGACAATATCCAGCAGGAGGGCGAACCGGTGCTCGTCACACCCGGAGAGATCAATACGCCGAGTGAAACGCACAATATCTGGCAGGGATTGGCAGCCGCATACAGTGCACATAGCTGTACAGTCCTTGATGGCCACACCAATTACGGACTCTGCAATGGGCTGGCCGCCGATGGTCGTCTGGTCGGCTCGACGACGTACTACTTCGGTATTGGTTGGGATCTGCCCGTCGATACCGGCAATGAAGCGCAGACGGATGTCTTCAAGGCGGACGTCTCGTTCGAAGTCGAACAGATTCGCAATAATCCGACACCGTTCGCGCCCTAA
- a CDS encoding choice-of-anchor J domain-containing protein: MWKITKGLFTVLVVAAAAGAGTYSFFVDQESSVGNTFASGVIELKVDNESYVTDDDGKLVASPATSWQLGKLAGKLFFNFLDVKPGDIGEDTISLHVKNNKAWTCMAVNLTGTPENGQPEPEVAVDPTTGTNDGELQNHLYFSFWADDGDNVYETGESIFKQGLVKDIFDGSNWPIADASHNIWGGSGPLVPEVTKYIGKAWCFGTLAATPKAQDGKGKLAGSTNGPLVRGTGFACDGAAVGNIVQSDGITADVSFSVAQARNNSFQCGGSTEEPPAPPTTSTLFAEDFSDCSKPGDQGYNTCWRKKWKHRGGQSDSVEACTKNADLDGSSNANNHNEDLTTPSFSTLGYHDITLKYDRKTDDVSGPVDPQTLKVEYSVDGGSSWTTLEFITGETPWTTKTFSLSPAADNKASVMFRFTMAGQNASNHAYIDNISVTGVTP, translated from the coding sequence ATGTGGAAGATAACCAAAGGACTCTTCACAGTACTCGTGGTAGCAGCGGCTGCCGGTGCCGGGACATATTCTTTCTTCGTCGATCAGGAATCGTCGGTGGGCAATACGTTCGCCTCGGGTGTGATCGAGCTGAAGGTGGACAATGAGTCCTATGTCACCGATGACGATGGGAAATTGGTGGCCAGCCCGGCGACCTCGTGGCAATTGGGCAAGCTCGCGGGCAAACTGTTCTTCAACTTTTTAGACGTGAAACCAGGGGACATCGGCGAAGACACTATATCGCTCCATGTGAAGAACAACAAAGCCTGGACCTGCATGGCGGTCAACTTGACCGGGACGCCCGAGAACGGCCAGCCTGAGCCGGAAGTCGCCGTCGATCCGACGACTGGAACGAATGATGGCGAACTGCAGAACCATTTGTACTTCTCTTTCTGGGCGGACGATGGGGACAATGTGTATGAGACAGGCGAATCGATTTTCAAACAAGGCCTGGTGAAGGATATCTTTGATGGGAGCAATTGGCCGATCGCGGATGCCAGTCACAATATCTGGGGCGGATCGGGTCCTTTGGTGCCGGAAGTGACCAAGTATATCGGCAAGGCCTGGTGTTTCGGCACCTTGGCGGCGACACCGAAAGCGCAGGATGGCAAAGGCAAACTGGCAGGGAGTACCAATGGGCCGCTCGTGCGTGGGACGGGCTTCGCCTGTGATGGCGCGGCGGTCGGAAACATCGTGCAGAGCGATGGAATCACCGCGGATGTTTCCTTCAGTGTGGCGCAGGCGCGCAACAATTCCTTCCAGTGTGGTGGGAGTACCGAAGAACCGCCTGCGCCGCCGACGACTTCGACCCTCTTTGCCGAAGATTTCAGCGACTGCTCCAAGCCGGGCGATCAGGGATACAACACTTGCTGGCGCAAGAAGTGGAAGCATCGGGGTGGTCAGAGCGACTCAGTCGAGGCGTGTACCAAGAATGCCGACCTCGACGGCAGCAGCAACGCGAACAATCACAACGAGGATCTCACGACCCCGAGCTTCAGCACGCTCGGCTACCACGACATCACTCTGAAATACGATCGCAAGACGGATGATGTCTCTGGGCCAGTCGATCCGCAAACGTTGAAGGTGGAATATTCAGTCGATGGCGGGAGTTCCTGGACGACCCTCGAGTTCATTACTGGCGAAACCCCCTGGACGACCAAGACCTTCTCCCTCTCGCCTGCGGCTGACAACAAGGCGAGCGTGATGTTCCGCTTCACCATGGCCGGACAAAACGCTTCCAATCATGCCTATATCGACAATATCAGTGTGACCGGTGTCACGCCGTAA